From Endozoicomonas sp. 8E, the proteins below share one genomic window:
- a CDS encoding calcium-binding protein, translating to MASAGHSLGIFDHGCSDHQIASLTINPFDESLNLALDPSMPHKHMKLDFHTPGLSGLEVHANTSIYWEEVAGKNASLSMTEALASLRNTTLWGFVRLDKANCWVRKRVDDYRFSTEAMLALLNRHPEKPLGEFPRQQWRKKTRLQRLANEGEKLGAGLHRIGSQESHHINLVIEFGFVSDRCTPQNGFLRKLTLELGQQQLLIEGAAPAIKKHGVSFLRPRHTLGLKLVKTHADGRRKQQGRQTSLAMKQMSKWTDSEQWTELFPGQPMAKTLAMLELNYGFDTYFRDTCSASPSYNSSLILPAVHLDLSSDSYSGIPIILGSPGNDQLTGNPSTDNVLIGMGGHDRLKDMGGNNQFIVGMGNTTVIAGKEGYNQLVHDERLSVIYGTRLLQKHSRSLGVKVITSTYQLDGIDVNVTKGIAQTRWQNTDGTGHWRYHQTVFSGIDQMAGTSGNDTYFGSNGTDIFSTGGGLDKVDMGDGDDRLIINAPWQRGTSLDGGSGANTLLFNLPVSRAVTVGLKNSLTVRNFILEDTGKGRIKFSGDDKDNIYVSRGSLYSFNGRGGDDYLFLLKQPKVTHLNGGPGTDTIDFSQMTIEPHFVRLNLSLRKKTASLACSASDSGSCPPDKNVKGHVYFTNRWPGSQNIFEKWPTAISNFEIFKGPDSGDIFNIPALAGIVVDGGGGNDTFRISSPRIKGNSSITSTIGGAGYNEHYGSPKADRMVANLGPDLLSGDLGPDIYVIYPQANGTQIVDRDNGNTLVLHGVQPEKLEWRLTGNYTRLDVNDAGHLFFSIHLQHVPHCERKDGSLVTGHFINSLERHIWRLTTIAPGNNGTRLLSGKKLRNYYYSRLTVDKRLDGTYRLGNITAPVHGGPGDDVFFISGTVKPGAGLFGDSGNDIFHLKSSGASVHPGSGNNLVSLELENSKENGRENSAVKLFFAPSSFNRIRMAGVSLADVQAASWRSLEQRNATDSSDQDQVPCPAGLSRLMPPPVTGGRFFLAARIRRGLPLGWGTGAGSTLVHFADAGGSDAISLSLKSGGLEVRLTEGARVFHRRVRQFFSSPRQHLAMTIDDSGFLTIYRNGQIALATQAFKPIRKIRALNCYAPDKLIINQRLPSPEGIKMMASGADPLVRMGTWQDPDCIYTNGWPDSLELDDGILDNKEMIGQRLESGYSLSEQTISGHQYVIDEKSSIYRFSGDDTGNSQWLLANATGTADQLEINTHDCQTLRYQKSDEDLILTVLANKNLLKNSENNTNPINATRSLRVQDFFSGKGETVERLIVNNRVLNMSEVLAKVDTSQPNGTRSLNESMAEGSLATGGEGNRNQSFLNKVIRRGKQLLNDLSSLYRDNKDDDELVVDQGERPTTAKLNETELNRHYQRMIQELNTLTGNRSGQSPAFIPSAIQGAMQNLTTPQPSTRIG from the coding sequence ATGGCCAGTGCTGGTCATTCGCTGGGGATTTTTGATCACGGGTGCAGCGACCATCAGATAGCCAGCCTGACGATCAATCCCTTTGACGAGAGCCTGAACCTGGCTCTTGACCCTTCAATGCCACATAAGCATATGAAGCTTGATTTTCACACTCCCGGTTTATCCGGCCTTGAGGTACATGCCAATACCAGTATTTACTGGGAGGAAGTAGCGGGCAAAAATGCTTCCCTGTCCATGACTGAGGCCCTGGCCAGCCTGAGGAACACCACCCTCTGGGGTTTTGTTCGTTTAGACAAAGCCAATTGCTGGGTCAGAAAGCGAGTGGATGACTATCGCTTTTCCACAGAGGCGATGTTGGCATTATTAAACCGTCACCCGGAAAAACCTTTGGGTGAATTTCCCCGGCAGCAATGGCGTAAAAAGACCAGGCTGCAGCGCCTTGCCAATGAGGGGGAAAAACTGGGCGCTGGTCTGCATCGGATTGGCAGCCAGGAAAGTCATCATATCAATCTGGTGATTGAGTTTGGTTTCGTCTCTGACCGTTGTACTCCACAGAATGGTTTTCTACGCAAACTGACCCTGGAGCTTGGCCAACAGCAGCTGCTTATTGAAGGTGCAGCTCCCGCCATTAAGAAGCATGGTGTCAGCTTTCTAAGGCCAAGGCACACACTGGGTTTAAAACTGGTTAAGACCCATGCGGACGGTCGCAGAAAACAACAGGGCCGCCAGACATCATTGGCCATGAAACAGATGTCAAAATGGACTGACTCGGAGCAATGGACCGAGCTGTTCCCCGGTCAGCCAATGGCGAAAACCCTGGCCATGCTGGAGCTGAATTATGGTTTTGATACTTATTTTCGTGACACATGCAGTGCCTCTCCCTCATACAACAGTTCTCTGATTTTGCCGGCGGTTCATCTTGACTTGTCTTCAGACTCATACTCTGGCATCCCCATCATACTGGGTAGTCCGGGTAATGATCAGCTGACGGGCAACCCGTCTACGGATAACGTATTAATTGGCATGGGAGGTCATGATCGTTTAAAGGATATGGGAGGCAATAACCAGTTTATTGTCGGCATGGGCAATACGACCGTTATTGCCGGGAAGGAGGGATACAATCAGTTAGTACACGACGAGCGTCTTTCTGTTATTTACGGTACCCGGCTTCTGCAGAAACACTCCAGAAGTCTTGGCGTCAAGGTTATCACCTCAACCTATCAACTGGATGGGATAGACGTCAATGTGACGAAAGGGATCGCCCAGACCCGATGGCAGAATACCGATGGAACCGGCCACTGGCGTTATCACCAGACTGTATTCAGTGGGATCGACCAGATGGCCGGGACTTCGGGAAATGATACCTACTTTGGCTCCAATGGTACGGATATTTTCAGCACCGGAGGTGGTTTGGACAAGGTGGACATGGGGGATGGAGATGATCGTCTCATCATTAATGCTCCCTGGCAAAGAGGCACCTCTCTGGACGGAGGAAGTGGTGCCAATACGCTGCTCTTTAACTTGCCCGTCAGTCGTGCTGTGACTGTCGGCCTGAAAAATAGTTTAACGGTCAGGAACTTTATCCTGGAGGACACCGGGAAGGGCAGGATCAAATTTTCCGGTGATGATAAAGATAATATTTATGTGTCCAGAGGCTCCCTGTACAGTTTTAATGGCAGGGGAGGAGATGACTACCTTTTTCTTCTGAAGCAGCCGAAGGTCACCCATTTAAACGGTGGTCCAGGCACCGACACGATAGATTTCAGCCAGATGACCATCGAGCCGCATTTTGTCCGGCTCAACCTGTCTTTAAGAAAAAAAACAGCGAGCCTTGCCTGTTCTGCAAGCGATTCGGGATCCTGCCCTCCTGATAAAAACGTCAAAGGTCATGTGTATTTTACGAACAGGTGGCCCGGATCACAGAACATCTTCGAAAAATGGCCGACAGCTATCAGTAATTTTGAGATTTTCAAGGGCCCCGATTCCGGCGATATTTTCAACATTCCGGCCCTTGCCGGGATTGTCGTCGATGGCGGGGGTGGCAATGATACTTTCAGAATTTCCTCTCCCCGCATCAAGGGCAACAGCTCAATCACCTCCACCATAGGAGGAGCTGGATACAACGAGCATTATGGCAGCCCGAAAGCTGACCGGATGGTGGCGAACCTGGGGCCTGACCTGCTTTCTGGCGATCTGGGGCCGGATATTTACGTTATTTACCCGCAGGCCAATGGCACCCAAATCGTTGACCGGGACAACGGGAATACCCTGGTATTGCACGGGGTGCAGCCTGAAAAGCTGGAATGGCGACTGACCGGAAATTATACCCGTCTGGATGTGAACGACGCCGGACACTTATTTTTCAGCATCCATTTACAGCACGTTCCCCATTGTGAGCGCAAGGATGGCAGCCTGGTCACCGGGCACTTTATCAACAGTCTGGAACGGCATATCTGGCGCCTGACAACGATTGCTCCGGGCAACAACGGAACCAGGCTGCTTAGCGGCAAAAAACTTCGAAATTACTATTACTCCAGGTTGACGGTTGATAAACGACTGGATGGCACTTACCGGCTTGGCAATATCACAGCACCGGTACATGGCGGGCCAGGTGATGACGTGTTCTTCATCTCGGGTACTGTCAAGCCGGGGGCCGGGCTGTTCGGCGATTCGGGCAATGATATTTTCCACCTCAAAAGCAGCGGTGCCAGTGTCCACCCCGGCTCCGGCAATAATCTTGTCAGTCTGGAGCTGGAGAATTCAAAGGAGAATGGCAGGGAAAATAGCGCCGTGAAACTGTTCTTTGCCCCCTCTTCGTTTAACCGTATTCGAATGGCTGGTGTCAGCCTTGCGGATGTGCAGGCAGCAAGCTGGCGTTCGCTGGAGCAGCGCAATGCCACTGACAGCAGTGACCAGGACCAGGTTCCTTGTCCAGCCGGTTTGTCACGCCTGATGCCGCCTCCGGTCACCGGCGGCCGTTTTTTTCTGGCAGCCCGGATTCGCCGGGGCCTGCCTCTCGGCTGGGGAACAGGGGCCGGGAGTACGCTGGTTCATTTTGCTGATGCTGGCGGCTCTGATGCCATCAGCCTGAGCCTGAAATCCGGGGGACTGGAGGTCAGGCTAACAGAGGGTGCCAGGGTCTTTCACAGAAGGGTCAGGCAATTTTTCAGCTCCCCACGTCAGCACCTGGCCATGACAATAGATGACAGTGGGTTTCTAACCATCTACCGGAATGGCCAGATTGCTTTGGCAACCCAGGCCTTCAAGCCAATCAGAAAAATTCGGGCGCTGAACTGTTATGCCCCTGACAAACTCATCATCAACCAGCGTCTGCCGTCGCCTGAAGGGATAAAAATGATGGCGTCCGGTGCCGACCCTCTAGTGAGAATGGGCACCTGGCAGGACCCTGACTGTATCTACACCAATGGCTGGCCAGACAGTCTGGAACTGGATGATGGCATTCTGGATAACAAGGAAATGATCGGTCAACGACTCGAGTCTGGTTATTCACTTTCAGAGCAAACCATCTCCGGCCATCAGTATGTAATTGATGAAAAAAGCTCTATTTACCGTTTCTCTGGCGATGATACGGGTAACAGCCAATGGCTTCTGGCAAACGCCACGGGCACGGCTGACCAGCTCGAGATTAACACCCATGACTGCCAGACGTTGCGCTATCAAAAGTCGGACGAGGATCTTATTCTGACTGTTTTAGCGAATAAGAATCTGTTGAAAAACAGCGAAAATAACACCAATCCGATCAATGCCACCCGGAGCCTTCGGGTGCAAGATTTTTTCAGCGGGAAAGGCGAGACCGTTGAGCGCCTGATCGTCAATAACCGGGTGCTTAACATGAGCGAGGTGCTTGCGAAAGTGGATACCTCACAGCCAAATGGCACGCGCTCACTGAATGAGAGCATGGCAGAGGGTTCATTGGCCACTGGGGGTGAAGGCAACCGAAACCAGTCCTTTCTGAACAAGGTCATTCGCAGGGGCAAACAGCTGTTGAACGACCTGAGCAGCCTGTACAGAGATAATAAAGACGACGATGAATTAGTAGTAGATCAGGGTGAGCGACCCACAACGGCGAAGCTGAATGAAACAGAACTGAATCGACACTACCAGCGAATGATTCAGGAGCTCAACACCCTGACAGGTAATCGCAGTGGTCAGAGTCCGGCGTTTATCCCATCGGCAATCCAGGGCGCGATGCAGAACCTGACGACTCCGCAACCTTCGACTAGGATAGGATAG